A single region of the Streptomyces vilmorinianum genome encodes:
- a CDS encoding TIGR03936 family radical SAM-associated protein gives MQRIRLRYTKRGRLRFTSHRDFQRAFERALRRAEVPMAYSAGFTPHPKVSYANAAPTGTGSEAEYLEIALTETRDPEHLRALLDESLPAGLDITDAVEARTSGLADRLTASVWELRLDGVTVEDAEKAVAAFLAAETVEVQRKTKNGIRTFDARSAVAGLVAAHPQGDRPLDNACAILRLVVRHVTPAVRPDDVLSGLRAVADLAPPVPAAVTRLAQGLFDEESGTVTDPLAPDREAVTAAPPTAAATASATAPGAGTA, from the coding sequence GTGCAGCGCATCCGACTGCGCTACACCAAGCGCGGCCGCCTCCGGTTCACCAGCCACCGTGACTTCCAGCGCGCGTTCGAGCGTGCGCTGCGCCGAGCCGAGGTGCCCATGGCGTACTCGGCCGGCTTCACCCCGCACCCGAAGGTGTCGTACGCCAACGCCGCCCCCACGGGTACGGGCTCCGAGGCCGAGTACCTGGAGATCGCCCTCACCGAGACGAGGGACCCGGAGCACCTGCGGGCCCTGCTCGACGAGTCGCTCCCGGCCGGCCTCGACATCACCGACGCCGTCGAGGCCCGGACCTCGGGACTCGCCGACCGGCTCACCGCCTCCGTGTGGGAGCTGCGGCTCGACGGTGTCACCGTCGAGGACGCCGAGAAGGCCGTAGCGGCCTTCCTCGCGGCCGAGACCGTGGAAGTACAACGCAAGACCAAGAACGGCATCCGCACCTTTGACGCCCGCTCGGCCGTCGCCGGCCTCGTCGCAGCTCATCCACAGGGTGATAGGCCGCTGGACAATGCCTGTGCGATACTGCGCCTGGTTGTTCGGCACGTGACACCTGCCGTACGACCCGACGACGTCCTGTCCGGTCTCCGAGCTGTGGCCGACCTGGCGCCGCCGGTCCCCGCAGCGGTGACCAGGCTGGCGCAGGGGCTCTTCGACGAGGAGTCCGGCACGGTGACCGACCCGCTCGCGCCCGACCGCGAGGCAGTCACGGCCGCTCCACCCACGGCCGCCGCGACCGCCTCAGCGACGGCGCCGGGTGCCGGTACCGCGTAG
- a CDS encoding Rne/Rng family ribonuclease: MLEQHEENTDNNNAPGDKLPPRRRRRAASRPAGPPVAAEVTDTVAEVVVETPAATPEPAEEPAPRTRRRATRKATAPEPVAEAAPAVEEAPAEEPAPARTRRRATRKATTPEPVAETVEAAPVVEEAPEAPVEEPAPARTRRRATRKATSPEPVAEAVEAAPVVEEAPEAPVEEPAPARTRRRATRKATSPEATVAAGESLPQETVAQITAEEAEPEVVAAEKAATRGRTRRRATAPQFTAEPVPAPKAEEEAPRARRAARPAVAVFQAPVFTEPMFQTPETAAAAAAAEAAEPEEEEETVEAVEAVEEIVERPEPAGRRRRRRRGEPAAEPVAVEPVPATVADEPEVEAEEPEAEAEEADEYEDRPSRRRRRGGRRRRRGELAEAEETEETEESEEARAEDEESEEEGEESDEYEGGTPSAAGTSSSRRRRRRRRRSGDAGPEAEAGEEDGVRTVVKVREPRPAREKAEPSDEVQSIKGSTRLEAKKQRRREGREQGRRRVPIITEAEFLARREAVERVMVVRQNGERTQIGVLEDNVLVEHYVNKEQATSYVGNVYLGKVQNVLPSMEAAFVDIGKGRNAVLYAGEVNFEALGMANGPRRIETALKSGQSVLVQVTKDPIGHKGARLTSQVSLPGRYLVYVPEGSMTGISRKLPDTERARLKTILKKIVPEDAGVIVRTAAEGASEDELRRDVERLQAQWEEIQKKAKNGGSSNAPSLLYGEPDMTVRVVRDIFNEDFSKVIVSGDDAWETIHGYVNHVAPDLTDRLSKWTSEVDVFATYRIDEQLMKALDRKVWLPSGGSLVIDKTEAMIVVDVNTGKFTGQGGNLEETVTRNNLEAAEEIVRQLRLRDLGGIVVIDFIDMVLESNRDLVLRRLLECLGRDRTKHQVAEVTSLGLVQMTRKRVGQGLLESFSETCVHCNGRGVIVHMEQPTAPGGGGGGKRAKKRGRGGAEHVHEHEVAEAVEALEAAEVETEAEVAAEIAAPVAVEEPFRPDEELYSSAAEAEAAATRGRGRRRATRKVSAPAGPPVAAAPAPVVEPEVVAEEPEPVVEAPVVEEAAPAPRTRRRATRKATAPAGSPAAAEPVIEVPVIEAEPVVVPETPAEPVAAAPVVEEAPVAAPPRARRRVVRKVTAPAGSPAGAAEAAVVVVETPAAEAPAPEAPAAEAEAETEAAAPAKKTAARKTAKKATAKKAATKKTTAAKKTAAKKTTAKKAAAKKTAAPAQD; encoded by the coding sequence ATGCTCGAGCAGCACGAAGAAAACACGGACAACAACAACGCACCTGGTGACAAGCTGCCGCCGCGCCGCAGGCGCCGAGCGGCTTCCCGTCCCGCCGGTCCGCCGGTGGCGGCGGAGGTCACCGACACCGTGGCCGAGGTCGTCGTGGAGACGCCGGCCGCCACGCCGGAGCCTGCCGAGGAGCCCGCGCCGCGTACGCGTCGCCGCGCCACCCGTAAGGCCACGGCCCCGGAGCCGGTCGCCGAGGCCGCCCCGGCCGTGGAGGAGGCTCCGGCCGAGGAGCCCGCCCCCGCTCGTACGCGCCGTCGTGCGACCCGTAAGGCCACCACGCCGGAGCCGGTTGCCGAGACTGTCGAGGCCGCCCCGGTCGTCGAGGAGGCTCCGGAGGCTCCGGTCGAGGAGCCCGCCCCCGCTCGTACGCGCCGTCGTGCGACCCGTAAGGCCACGTCCCCCGAGCCGGTCGCCGAGGCCGTCGAGGCCGCCCCGGTCGTCGAGGAGGCTCCGGAGGCTCCGGTCGAGGAGCCCGCCCCCGCGCGGACCCGCCGTCGTGCGACCCGTAAGGCCACCTCCCCGGAGGCCACCGTCGCGGCCGGCGAGAGCCTGCCCCAGGAGACGGTCGCACAGATCACCGCCGAAGAGGCCGAGCCCGAGGTCGTCGCCGCGGAGAAGGCCGCCACCCGCGGCCGGACCCGCCGCCGCGCCACCGCTCCGCAGTTCACCGCCGAGCCGGTTCCCGCCCCGAAGGCCGAGGAGGAGGCGCCCCGCGCCCGCCGCGCCGCGCGTCCCGCCGTCGCCGTCTTCCAGGCCCCGGTCTTCACCGAGCCGATGTTCCAGACCCCGGAGACCGCGGCTGCCGCCGCTGCCGCCGAGGCCGCGGAGCCGGAGGAGGAAGAGGAGACGGTCGAGGCCGTGGAGGCGGTCGAGGAGATCGTCGAGCGTCCCGAGCCCGCCGGCCGTCGCCGTCGCCGCCGTCGTGGCGAGCCCGCCGCCGAGCCCGTCGCCGTCGAGCCCGTGCCGGCCACCGTGGCCGACGAGCCCGAGGTCGAGGCCGAGGAGCCCGAGGCGGAGGCCGAGGAGGCCGACGAGTACGAGGACCGTCCGTCCCGCCGTCGCCGCCGTGGCGGCCGTCGCCGTCGCCGCGGTGAGCTCGCCGAGGCGGAGGAGACCGAGGAGACCGAGGAGTCGGAGGAGGCCCGCGCCGAGGACGAGGAGTCCGAGGAGGAGGGCGAGGAGTCCGACGAGTACGAGGGCGGCACCCCGTCCGCCGCGGGCACCAGCAGCTCGCGCCGTCGTCGCCGGCGCCGTCGCCGCAGCGGTGACGCCGGCCCCGAGGCCGAGGCGGGCGAGGAGGACGGCGTCCGTACGGTCGTCAAGGTCCGCGAGCCCCGCCCGGCCCGCGAGAAGGCCGAGCCGTCCGACGAGGTCCAGTCCATCAAGGGCTCGACCCGCCTGGAGGCGAAGAAGCAGCGCCGCCGCGAGGGCCGCGAGCAGGGCCGCCGCCGCGTCCCGATCATCACCGAGGCCGAGTTCCTGGCCCGCCGTGAGGCCGTCGAGCGCGTCATGGTCGTCCGCCAGAACGGCGAGCGCACCCAGATCGGCGTCCTGGAAGACAACGTGCTCGTCGAGCACTACGTCAACAAGGAGCAGGCCACCTCGTACGTCGGCAACGTCTACCTGGGCAAGGTCCAGAACGTCCTGCCGTCGATGGAGGCCGCCTTCGTCGACATCGGCAAGGGCCGCAACGCCGTCCTGTACGCCGGTGAGGTCAACTTCGAGGCCCTCGGCATGGCCAACGGGCCGCGCCGCATCGAGACCGCCCTCAAGTCCGGCCAGTCGGTCCTCGTCCAGGTGACGAAGGACCCGATCGGCCACAAGGGCGCCCGTCTGACCAGCCAGGTCTCCCTGCCGGGCCGTTACCTCGTGTACGTCCCCGAGGGCTCGATGACCGGCATCAGCCGCAAGCTCCCGGACACCGAGCGCGCCCGGCTGAAGACCATCCTCAAGAAGATCGTCCCCGAGGACGCGGGCGTCATCGTGCGCACCGCCGCCGAGGGCGCGAGCGAGGACGAGCTGCGCCGTGACGTCGAGCGTCTGCAGGCGCAGTGGGAGGAGATCCAGAAGAAGGCGAAGAACGGCGGCAGCTCGAACGCGCCTTCCCTTCTCTACGGCGAGCCGGACATGACCGTCCGCGTCGTCCGCGACATCTTCAACGAGGACTTCTCGAAGGTCATCGTCAGCGGCGACGACGCCTGGGAGACCATCCACGGGTACGTCAACCACGTCGCCCCGGACCTGACCGACCGCCTGTCCAAGTGGACGAGCGAGGTCGACGTCTTCGCGACGTACCGGATCGACGAGCAGCTGATGAAGGCGCTGGACCGCAAGGTCTGGCTGCCGAGCGGTGGCTCGCTGGTGATCGACAAGACCGAGGCGATGATCGTCGTCGACGTCAACACCGGCAAGTTCACCGGCCAGGGCGGCAACCTCGAAGAGACCGTGACGAGGAACAACCTCGAAGCGGCCGAGGAGATCGTGCGCCAGCTGCGCCTGCGCGACCTGGGCGGCATCGTCGTCATCGACTTCATCGACATGGTCCTGGAGTCCAACCGCGACCTGGTGCTGCGCCGCCTCCTGGAGTGCCTGGGTCGTGACCGGACCAAGCACCAGGTGGCCGAGGTCACCTCGCTGGGCCTGGTCCAGATGACCCGTAAGCGGGTCGGCCAGGGCCTGCTCGAGTCCTTCTCCGAGACCTGCGTCCACTGCAACGGGCGTGGCGTGATCGTGCACATGGAGCAGCCGACCGCCCCGGGCGGCGGTGGCGGTGGCAAGCGCGCGAAGAAGCGTGGCCGTGGCGGTGCCGAGCACGTCCACGAGCACGAGGTCGCCGAGGCCGTCGAGGCCCTGGAGGCCGCGGAGGTCGAGACCGAGGCCGAGGTGGCCGCGGAGATCGCCGCCCCGGTGGCCGTGGAGGAGCCCTTCCGCCCCGACGAAGAGCTGTACAGCAGCGCCGCCGAGGCCGAGGCCGCCGCCACGCGTGGCCGTGGCCGCCGCCGGGCGACCCGCAAGGTGTCCGCCCCGGCCGGTCCGCCGGTCGCCGCGGCCCCCGCGCCGGTCGTCGAGCCCGAGGTCGTGGCCGAGGAGCCGGAGCCGGTCGTCGAGGCGCCGGTCGTCGAGGAGGCCGCCCCGGCTCCCCGTACGCGCCGCCGTGCCACCCGCAAGGCGACGGCCCCGGCCGGTTCGCCGGCCGCGGCGGAGCCCGTCATCGAGGTCCCGGTCATCGAGGCCGAGCCGGTCGTGGTCCCCGAGACCCCGGCCGAGCCGGTCGCCGCGGCGCCGGTCGTCGAGGAGGCCCCCGTGGCCGCCCCGCCGAGGGCGCGCCGCCGTGTGGTCCGTAAGGTCACCGCTCCCGCCGGCTCCCCGGCCGGCGCCGCGGAGGCCGCCGTCGTGGTGGTCGAGACCCCGGCCGCCGAGGCACCCGCCCCCGAGGCACCCGCCGCGGAGGCCGAGGCCGAGACCGAGGCTGCCGCCCCGGCCAAGAAGACGGCCGCCCGCAAGACGGCCAAGAAGGCCACCGCGAAGAAGGCCGCCACCAAGAAGACGACGGCGGCCAAGAAGACCGCGGCGAAGAAGACGACTGCGAAGAAGGCCGCCGCCAAGAAGACGGCCGCCCCCGCGCAGGACTGA
- the rplU gene encoding 50S ribosomal protein L21 has protein sequence MYAIVRSGGRQHKVAVGDIVEVDKISTAKVGDTVELSTLLVVDGDAVTSDPWVLAGIKVTAEVVDHHKGAKIDILRYKNKTGYRRRQGHRQQYTAIKVTGIPTAAK, from the coding sequence GTGTACGCCATCGTGCGCAGCGGTGGTCGCCAGCACAAGGTTGCTGTCGGCGACATCGTTGAGGTTGACAAGATTTCCACTGCCAAGGTTGGCGACACGGTCGAGCTCTCGACCCTGCTCGTTGTCGACGGCGACGCCGTGACCAGCGACCCGTGGGTTCTGGCCGGTATCAAGGTCACGGCCGAGGTCGTGGACCACCACAAGGGCGCGAAGATCGACATCCTTCGCTACAAGAACAAGACCGGCTACCGCCGTCGCCAGGGCCACCGCCAGCAGTACACGGCGATCAAGGTCACCGGCATCCCCACGGCTGCGAAGTAA
- the rpmA gene encoding 50S ribosomal protein L27 — protein MAHKKGASSTRNGRDSNAQRLGVKRFGGQVVNAGEILVRQRGTHFHPGAGVGRGGDDTLFALQAGSVQFGTHRGRKVVNIVPVA, from the coding sequence ATGGCACACAAGAAGGGCGCATCGTCCACTCGGAACGGTCGCGATTCCAACGCTCAGCGGCTCGGCGTGAAGCGCTTCGGCGGTCAGGTCGTCAACGCCGGTGAGATCCTGGTCCGCCAGCGTGGCACCCACTTCCACCCGGGCGCGGGCGTCGGCCGCGGCGGCGACGACACGCTGTTCGCGCTGCAGGCCGGTTCGGTGCAGTTCGGCACCCACCGTGGCCGCAAGGTCGTGAACATCGTTCCGGTCGCCTGA
- the obgE gene encoding GTPase ObgE, which produces MTTFVDRVELHVAAGNGGHGCASVHREKFKPLGGPDGGNGGRGGDVILVVDQSITTLLEYHHSPHRKATNGQPGAGDNRSGKDGQDLVLTVPDGTVVLDKQGNVLADLVGQGTTFIAGQGGRGGLGNAALSSARRKAPGFALLGEPGEARDIVLELKTVADVALVGYPSAGKSSLISVLSAAKPKIADYPFTTLVPNLGVVTAGSTVYTIADVPGLIPGASQGRGLGLEFLRHVERCSVLVHVLDTATLESDRDPVTDLDVIEEELRQYGGLDDRPRIVVLNKIDIPDGQDLADMIRPDLEARGYQVFEASAVARTGLKELSFALAGIVSKARAAKPKEESTRIVIRPKAVDDAGFTVTYDEAEDVYRVRGEKPERWVRQTDFNNDEAVGYLADRLNRLGVEDELMKAGARAGDGVAIGSEDNAVVFDWEPSMMAGAEMLGRRGEDHRLEAPRPAAQRRRDREAERDDAQREFDEFNPF; this is translated from the coding sequence ATGACCACCTTCGTGGACCGCGTCGAGCTGCACGTCGCCGCGGGTAACGGAGGCCACGGCTGCGCCTCCGTTCACCGGGAGAAGTTCAAGCCGCTCGGCGGCCCGGACGGCGGCAACGGCGGCCGTGGCGGCGATGTGATCCTGGTCGTCGACCAGTCGATCACCACGCTCCTCGAATACCACCACTCCCCGCACCGCAAGGCGACCAACGGTCAGCCCGGCGCCGGCGACAACCGCTCCGGCAAGGACGGCCAGGACCTCGTCCTGACCGTGCCCGACGGCACCGTCGTCCTCGACAAGCAGGGCAACGTCCTCGCCGACCTGGTCGGACAGGGCACCACCTTCATCGCGGGCCAGGGCGGCCGTGGCGGCCTCGGCAACGCCGCGCTGTCCTCCGCCCGCCGCAAGGCCCCGGGCTTCGCGCTCCTCGGCGAGCCGGGCGAGGCGCGGGACATCGTCCTGGAGCTGAAGACCGTCGCCGACGTGGCGCTGGTGGGCTACCCGAGCGCCGGCAAGTCCTCGCTCATCTCCGTCCTGTCGGCCGCCAAGCCGAAGATCGCGGACTACCCGTTCACCACGCTCGTCCCGAACCTGGGCGTCGTCACCGCCGGCTCGACCGTCTACACGATCGCCGACGTGCCGGGCCTGATCCCGGGCGCCAGCCAGGGCCGCGGTCTGGGCCTGGAGTTCCTGCGCCACGTGGAGCGCTGCTCGGTCCTCGTCCACGTCCTGGACACGGCGACGCTGGAGTCCGACCGTGACCCGGTCACCGACCTCGACGTCATCGAGGAGGAGCTGCGGCAGTACGGCGGCCTCGACGACCGCCCCCGCATCGTCGTCCTCAACAAGATCGACATCCCGGACGGCCAGGACCTGGCGGACATGATCCGTCCGGACCTGGAGGCGCGCGGCTACCAGGTCTTCGAGGCCTCGGCCGTGGCCCGTACGGGTCTGAAGGAGCTCTCCTTCGCCCTGGCCGGCATCGTGTCCAAGGCGCGCGCGGCCAAGCCGAAGGAGGAGTCGACCCGGATCGTCATCCGCCCGAAGGCGGTCGACGACGCCGGCTTCACCGTCACCTACGACGAGGCCGAGGACGTGTACCGGGTGCGCGGCGAGAAGCCGGAGCGCTGGGTCCGCCAGACCGACTTCAACAACGACGAGGCCGTCGGCTACCTGGCCGACCGTCTCAACCGCCTCGGCGTCGAGGACGAGCTCATGAAGGCGGGCGCCCGCGCGGGCGACGGCGTCGCGATCGGCTCCGAGGACAACGCGGTCGTCTTCGACTGGGAGCCGTCGATGATGGCCGGCGCCGAGATGCTCGGCCGCCGCGGCGAGGACCACCGCCTCGAAGCCCCGCGCCCGGCCGCTCAGCGCCGCCGTGATCGCGAGGCGGAGCGCGACGACGCGCAGCGCGAGTTCGACGAGTTCAACCCCTTCTAG
- a CDS encoding glycosyltransferase family 2 protein: MSSAPPSTVEGKLGVVVIAYNDEELVGDAIRSALGQGPVVAEVVAVNDASSDGTAKVLDELAALHPRVRVVHRTENSGGCGTPRNDGIQAVTAPYVMFLDSDDILPEGAAEALVTAVERHRTPVAVGVCVRRELPEGRDVRWQPALYQEPALLETAADLTPLVHDTLCVNKIYGRSFLDEHGIRFPDGRFVYEDFLFTARVLAAAPRVAVIPDTVYVWHVRRAAAQLSISLDRQGVANWQARIAAHRKAVETFEEAGRAELAAACRTKFLEHDLRLYARELRLRGAEYQAEWWKLTREHLRTFGEGELAAANVPARWMARFVLAAEEPQDLLRLSRLAAEPARLLPPYTRSEDVAVWSLDLPGAELDGVDTLPLDELPVVVDAGLGTGAGGELRFTVRDLYGRLRTAGPRTAQVAFLPRGSDEPVRTEQAELSEVEGGWTASVPARLTGLARAGRRRGNSGTQLWDIRITVTCADGESFSTALRLPDDRQRRSVMPSSRYGVLLVQQYTTANGSLAVRIAPGARDGLRAVRARLRRLSRSS, translated from the coding sequence GTGAGTAGCGCCCCCCCATCCACGGTAGAAGGCAAGCTCGGCGTCGTCGTCATCGCGTACAACGACGAGGAGCTGGTCGGCGACGCCATCCGCTCCGCGCTCGGCCAGGGGCCCGTGGTCGCGGAGGTCGTGGCCGTCAACGACGCGTCGAGCGACGGTACGGCGAAGGTCCTGGACGAGCTGGCCGCGCTCCACCCGCGCGTGCGCGTCGTGCACCGTACGGAGAACAGCGGCGGCTGCGGCACCCCCCGCAACGACGGGATCCAGGCGGTCACCGCTCCCTATGTGATGTTCCTGGACAGCGACGACATCCTGCCCGAGGGCGCCGCCGAGGCCCTGGTGACGGCCGTCGAGCGCCACCGGACCCCCGTCGCCGTCGGTGTCTGCGTCCGTCGCGAGCTGCCCGAGGGCCGGGACGTGCGCTGGCAGCCCGCGCTCTACCAGGAGCCGGCCCTGCTCGAGACCGCGGCCGACCTCACGCCGCTCGTGCACGACACGCTCTGCGTCAACAAGATCTACGGCCGCTCCTTCCTCGACGAGCACGGCATCCGCTTCCCCGACGGCCGTTTCGTCTACGAGGACTTCCTCTTCACCGCCCGCGTCCTGGCCGCCGCGCCGCGCGTCGCCGTGATCCCCGACACGGTCTACGTCTGGCATGTGCGCCGCGCCGCCGCCCAGCTGTCGATCTCCCTCGACCGGCAGGGCGTCGCCAACTGGCAGGCCCGGATCGCCGCCCATCGCAAGGCCGTGGAGACCTTCGAGGAGGCGGGCCGCGCCGAACTCGCCGCCGCCTGCCGCACCAAGTTCCTCGAACACGATCTGCGCCTGTACGCCCGCGAGTTGAGGCTGCGCGGAGCCGAGTACCAGGCCGAGTGGTGGAAGCTGACCCGGGAGCACCTCAGGACGTTCGGCGAGGGCGAGCTCGCCGCGGCGAACGTGCCCGCCCGCTGGATGGCCCGGTTCGTCCTGGCCGCCGAGGAGCCGCAGGACCTGCTCCGGCTGTCCCGGCTCGCCGCCGAGCCCGCCCGGCTGCTCCCGCCGTACACCCGGAGCGAGGACGTCGCCGTCTGGTCCCTGGACCTCCCCGGCGCGGAGCTGGACGGCGTGGACACGCTGCCGCTCGACGAACTCCCGGTGGTCGTCGACGCCGGTCTGGGCACCGGCGCGGGCGGCGAGCTGCGGTTCACGGTCCGTGATCTGTACGGCCGGCTCCGTACGGCCGGTCCCCGCACCGCCCAGGTCGCGTTCCTGCCCCGGGGCTCGGACGAGCCCGTCCGTACCGAGCAGGCCGAGCTGAGCGAGGTGGAGGGCGGCTGGACCGCCAGCGTTCCGGCCCGGCTCACCGGCCTGGCCCGCGCCGGCCGCCGCCGGGGAAACAGCGGCACCCAGCTGTGGGACATCCGGATCACGGTGACCTGCGCGGACGGCGAGTCCTTCTCGACCGCGCTGCGACTGCCGGACGACCGGCAGCGACGGTCGGTCATGCCGAGCAGCCGGTACGGTGTATTGCTGGTGCAGCAGTACACCACGGCGAACGGTTCGCTCGCCGTGCGGATCGCACCCGGCGCCCGTGACGGGCTCCGGGCGGTCAGGGCCAGGCTCCGTCGGCTCTCCCGCAGTTCTTAG
- the galE gene encoding UDP-glucose 4-epimerase GalE: protein MTFLITGGAGYIGSHVVRAMTQAGERVVVLDDLSTGYAERVPEGVPLVVGSTLDRDVLDRTIAEHGVTGVVHLAAKKQVGESVEKPLHYYRENVQGLTVLLEAVAAAGVRTFLFSSSASVYGMPDVDLVTEDTPCLPLSPYGETKLAGEWLVRAAGKAHGISTACLRYFNVAGAATPELADTGVFNLVPMVFERLDAGEAPRIFGDDYATPDGTCVRDYIHIEDLADAHLVAARKLAEWAAAGEPRDLTVNIGRGEGVSVREMIDLINEITGHSVAPVVTPRRPGDPARVVASAERIASELGWKARHDVRDMITSAWAGWVARRGVSA, encoded by the coding sequence ATGACTTTTCTGATCACCGGTGGCGCCGGATACATCGGTTCGCACGTGGTCCGCGCCATGACGCAGGCGGGCGAGCGGGTCGTCGTCCTCGACGACCTGTCCACGGGATACGCGGAGCGGGTCCCGGAGGGTGTGCCGCTGGTGGTCGGTTCGACCCTGGACCGTGACGTACTGGACCGGACCATCGCCGAGCACGGTGTCACCGGTGTGGTCCACCTCGCGGCGAAGAAGCAGGTCGGCGAGTCCGTCGAGAAGCCGCTGCACTACTACCGGGAGAACGTGCAGGGCCTGACCGTCCTGCTGGAGGCGGTGGCCGCCGCCGGCGTGCGTACCTTCCTCTTCTCCTCCTCGGCCTCCGTCTACGGCATGCCGGACGTCGACCTCGTCACCGAGGACACGCCGTGCCTGCCGCTGAGCCCGTACGGCGAGACGAAGCTGGCCGGCGAGTGGCTGGTCCGCGCCGCCGGCAAGGCCCACGGCATCTCCACGGCCTGCCTGCGCTACTTCAACGTGGCGGGCGCCGCGACCCCCGAGCTGGCCGACACCGGGGTCTTCAACCTGGTCCCGATGGTCTTCGAGCGGCTCGACGCCGGAGAGGCCCCGCGGATCTTCGGCGACGACTACGCCACCCCCGACGGCACCTGCGTCCGCGACTACATCCACATCGAGGACCTCGCCGACGCCCACCTCGTCGCCGCGCGCAAGCTGGCCGAGTGGGCCGCCGCCGGTGAGCCGCGCGATCTGACGGTCAACATCGGCCGTGGCGAGGGCGTCTCCGTCCGCGAGATGATCGACCTGATCAACGAGATCACCGGCCACTCGGTCGCCCCCGTCGTCACCCCGCGCCGCCCCGGCGACCCGGCCCGGGTCGTCGCCTCCGCGGAACGTATCGCCTCGGAGCTGGGCTGGAAGGCCCGTCACGACGTCCGCGACATGATCACCTCGGCGTGGGCCGGCTGGGTCGCCCGCCGTGGGGTGTCCGCCTGA
- a CDS encoding glycosyltransferase family 4 protein codes for MTAQHVDTETRTRDIILVSNSVDELGGITSWSHQMARLFSERGHAVHVVGIVPAPEGRRADLGDDLPYRTTTLYDVHPPSLKPLRGIKGKLDLVERRRRASREAGMRREAAKLTAIFRSARPGSVVIVTQVWAMEWVALADTSGLRVVGMSHESFHTCRNSSRFQRVKQYYKDVDRMLALTREDADLWIRQRFDHVGAMPNPLPFFPDEPSPRTAKVVVSIGRLHEEKGVDLLLDAWSEVAPRHPDWTLRVYGSGEEEAALKKQADRLGLTSSVEWMGRTSDVPGALKDSSLFALSSRGEGFPLALMEAMATAVPCVAFDVAPGVREIITDGENGLIVPPGNTGEFARRLDELISDKELRDRMGEAARVDIQRYSTDEIVARWENLFTLLDR; via the coding sequence ATGACCGCACAGCACGTGGACACCGAGACCAGGACCCGGGACATCATCCTCGTCTCGAACAGTGTCGACGAGCTCGGCGGTATCACCAGCTGGTCGCACCAGATGGCCCGGCTCTTCAGCGAGCGCGGGCACGCGGTCCACGTGGTCGGCATCGTCCCCGCCCCGGAAGGACGGCGCGCCGACCTCGGTGACGACCTGCCCTACCGGACGACGACGCTGTACGACGTCCACCCGCCGTCCTTGAAGCCGCTGCGCGGCATCAAGGGCAAGCTCGACCTCGTCGAGCGCCGGCGCAGGGCCTCGCGCGAGGCCGGCATGCGCCGGGAGGCCGCGAAGCTCACCGCGATCTTCCGCTCCGCCCGCCCCGGATCCGTCGTCATCGTGACGCAGGTCTGGGCCATGGAGTGGGTCGCGCTCGCGGACACCTCGGGGCTGCGCGTGGTCGGCATGAGCCACGAGTCCTTCCACACATGCCGCAACTCGTCCCGCTTCCAGCGGGTCAAGCAGTACTACAAGGACGTCGACCGGATGCTCGCGCTGACCCGCGAGGACGCCGACCTCTGGATCCGGCAGCGCTTCGACCACGTCGGGGCCATGCCGAACCCCCTCCCGTTCTTCCCCGACGAGCCGTCACCGCGCACGGCCAAGGTCGTGGTCAGCATCGGCCGGCTGCACGAGGAGAAGGGCGTCGACCTGCTCCTCGACGCCTGGTCCGAGGTCGCGCCCCGGCACCCCGACTGGACCCTGCGCGTCTACGGCTCCGGCGAGGAGGAAGCGGCGCTGAAGAAGCAGGCCGACCGGCTCGGGCTGACCTCCTCGGTCGAGTGGATGGGGCGTACCAGCGACGTCCCCGGCGCCCTGAAGGACAGCTCGCTGTTCGCCCTGTCCTCCCGCGGCGAGGGCTTCCCGCTCGCCCTGATGGAGGCCATGGCCACGGCCGTGCCGTGTGTCGCCTTCGATGTCGCTCCCGGTGTCCGCGAGATCATCACGGACGGCGAGAACGGCCTCATCGTGCCCCCCGGCAACACCGGTGAGTTCGCGCGCAGGCTCGACGAGCTGATCTCGGACAAGGAGCTGCGCGACCGCATGGGCGAGGCCGCCCGCGTGGACATCCAGCGCTACTCGACGGACGAGATCGTGGCCCGCTGGGAGAACCTCTTCACCCTGCTCGACCGCTAA